A genome region from Dreissena polymorpha isolate Duluth1 chromosome 16, UMN_Dpol_1.0, whole genome shotgun sequence includes the following:
- the LOC127861986 gene encoding uncharacterized protein LOC127861986, with amino-acid sequence MAEKCRKANKPVTLERKNAQKKVGEQPMMTVDNVTMSSYTIKDMPPLSGILGASASETTIDAERSATGLVELLEFNGFFNFGGDRNGSGRKKTVNGKLYYFYFYYI; translated from the exons ATGGCAG aaaaatgtcggaAGGCCAACAAACCGGTTACGCTGGAGAGGAAAAACGCCCAGAAGAAGGTTGGTGAACAACCAATGATGACAGTCGATAATGTAACGATGTCTTCATACACTATAAAGGACATGCCGCCATTAAGTGGGATTCTGGGTGCCTCTGCGTCCGAAACCACCATCG ATGCTGAGCGCAGCGCAACAGGGTTGGTTGAGCTGCTAGAATTTAATG GCTTCTTCAACTTTGGTGGAGATAGAAACGGAAGTGGCCGTAAGAAAACCGTTAATGGCAAGTTAtattacttttacttttattaCATATGA
- the LOC127861981 gene encoding uncharacterized protein LOC127861981 → MKSHTIQDVNASLILNAISKIMDSVRSAKNKESSYMDEVRVCLGKCRDIATKKEEKLEGYLRIKADLERKIRTLEETIPTLEKEAREFYTIANRLDNRARELDDRRWLFTKIAMAVIGALFVTLTAGLILTVVAVAFLANFNLNTPSGCRDGAWECRQKAIEKIKEIESLKSNIREVNELQNSIVIVKSDIDALHGIDRELNDLMQEIESLNIKSCSDHVLGLLQKVQSRAVLLTNLEADSQLQKFKVEWNSMERQLNECSMPFSDFIF, encoded by the exons ATGAAATCCCACACTATACAGGATGTGAACGCTTCAttaattttaaatgcaatatCGAAAATCATGGATTCCGTAAGATCAGCCAAGAATAAAGAATCATCATACATGGACGAAGTACGTGTATGCTTGGGGAAATGCAGAGATATTGCAACCAAAAAGGAGGAAAAGCTTGAAGGGTATCTAAGAATAAAAGCAGATTTGGAACGTAAAATCAGGACATTAGAGGAAACTATCCCG ACTTTGGAGAAAGAAGCTAGAGAATTCTACACAATTGCAAATCGACTTGATAATCGAGCGCGTGAACTTGATGATAGGAGGTGGTTGTTCACAAAGATAGCTATGGCTGTGATAGGAGCACTGTTTGTAACGCTGACAG ctgGCTTAATTTTGACTGTGGTGGCTGTTGCATTTTTGGCAAACTTCAATCTGAATACTCCGTCTGGGTGTCGTGATGGCGCGTGGGAGTGTAGGCAGAAAGCGATTGAGAAAATAAAAGAAATCGAAAGTCTGAAGAGCAATATTCGAGAAGTGAATGAGCTGCAAAATAGTATCGTCATAGTCAAATCGGATATTG ACGCTTTACATGGAATAGATAGAGAATTGAATGACTTGATGCAAGAGATAGAATCGTTGAACATTAAGAGTTGTTCAGACCATGTACTGGGATTGTTGCAG AAGGTGCAGTCCCGTGCAGTCCTACTGACCAATTTGGAAGCTGATTCTCAACTTCAAAAATTTAAG